cattaaaaaggaaaaacatgcTGTGAGCGCCTAAGAGTGAGCAACCATATGTTTGTAGTCGGTGTTTTGATATGAATTATAGAAACACTAGCCAGACTTTGAAGAGAAACATTGTAGATAACTCAGTTTGAAACCGTTCTCTTGTCAGGcttgaacaaaataaatgaaaggagGCAATCAGTTTACAACACTCAAAGTTTTTGACTTGTAAATTGTTTATCATTTATCATCATGCAGATGGATATGATCCTAATCTTCAAATGTTTATTATCAAAACTTTAAAGTTCtgcagaagacaatagtgtcattatttaacTTGAGTCAGTTCAAGCCAACTTGAGTTAAtgttgattcatttcagttcaataacagtgtcagtgttgcaGGATTTATGAATGGATAGCAAAACATATTTCCATTTACACcttaatttaatgtgtctgtttcaaaacaactttaaaatgtgttttttacacctggcttttaatgtgtttgagcAATCCGATTGTGATATTATTAAAGCTTTAATGCAAAGTGTGATCTGGATGTGATCTGCAATAAGTCACTGAATGCACTTTGAATCCGATCTTTATTCAGAATTCACATCATTTTAAGACAATCAAGacagtgttgttttcttttatatcaTAGATGATATAAGACAAAATCCGTTAATATCAGTGAAAGTGACAAAATAATCAATACTCTTTCAGACTTGTACTGCATGTGATTAATATCAGAATTTAACATAGATGCATTTCATGCATTTcagtttttaacacattttgtcaAACATaagtattttgtgtatatttaggAGCTGATCATTGTTGctaattagtaattattaatgACAATGAGACCAACAAAGATCAAATAACAATTTCAATTGTTATCAAAAGCAAAAATTCAGATCTCCATATTATAAAGAAGTGATTAGTTGCATTTATGATTAGTAAGATTagttcaaacttttttaaaaagctttataaCTTTTATAGCCTAACCCTAACAGTTTAGCATTATCTTCAGAGGTGTTCTTAAACTAAAATAGTATTCATTAAGACTTAActcaaagaataaaaataataattcattttcttCACTCATTATTCATTATGCTTGTTCAGAAGTACTTTTCCAAACTCTCAATAGCATCCTGTTTTGTGTGGTTTCTCCATTCACCTGGGATCTCACCTTGATCCTGAAATTTCATCTCGTAGTACTCTTCCAGCTCTTCCTGGAATCTGCAGACAAACCACTTCCAGTATGACAGCTCACAGATCAGCATCTCCACTGTTTTCATCGACCTCTTCAGATGCTGTCTGCACTGCTTCTATGATctgcttctctttctgtcttaAATCATCTTTCATCTTGGGCAGAACACTGATGTTGAAGTTATCATTTATGTAACGACTGACTTCATCTCTGATGAAACTCTTGAAGTGTTCTTTGGGATTATGAATGTAGGTTATGAATGCCTCAAAATTCTCCTTTTCTGCCAGTGTCTTCAGGATGTGTTTCTCCAGATTAGATCTGTTTCCATTCAGTGATTCACAGTTTGATCTCATGTCATCTGCCAAATCCCGGGCAGTTTTTTTGTAGACGCTCTGCTGAATGGGTTCTTTGAGTTTGTTACAGATGATCTCTCCTATAATGGTAGCTGAGGTTGCCCCCGACAGTATTTCTGGAAAATTCTGTAATATTCTTCTCTCTTTCTTGCAAAATAGTGAACAGGATCATTGCCTTCCCTGAAAATGTTGTGTTGTTTCACGAAAGTCATTTGTTCTTTATTGAATATGGCAAATACCAAATCACTAAAGAAGTGTTTCTTGAACGTATATTTCGTAGTTTCTTTTTCCTCGTGTTCTACTAACTTTGCTCTGATGAAACCAGTGAGTTCTTGAATGTAAGTTTTATTGTAGCCCATCTTTGCAATGTTGTAtgacatgatcattttatttacttgCTCAACAATGTCTGTAATTAGTTTGTTGATTTGGGCATCATACTCTTTAGAATAACcaaacaattttaatagttttttaactttattaagcTGTATGTACTCTGAATAGCTTGAcacttttaaaatattgcacTTTTTGCTTTTTGTCTTGAGGTCTGAAAAATTTTCATTGTCACTAAGGACCTCCttcatgtcttttaaaatgtcaatgtcTTGGACTTGAGGTGCGTCTTTGGTAATCTCACTTACACAACAATTCCAAAATGAATCAAACTCTCTTTTCAGGATTTTATCATCATTTGCTTTGTCTTTGAGAGTTAAGGCAAGATTTTTGGCCTTCTCAATGAGAGCGTTTTCATTTTGTGTCCTCTGAGCATCAATCTTTTTCTTCAGTACTCTCTGCTGAAGCACCTCATTCAGTTTCCTCTGTGTTTCCCTAACAATGTTTTCCTGTATGTGTGAgacttttatttcaaaagattttttccACTGAATCAGTATACTGGCATTGGTGTCTTTCTCAAAGAATTCTGTCATAGATTTTTTCACTTCTGcactttttacatttagtttatcttgaagATGTGTTTCCTTAACCTCATCATTGATTGCTCCATTTTCTATTTGGTTCTGTAGTTTGTTTTCAATTTCTAGCATGGCCTTTCTAAGACTCCAGGTCCACTTACTGTATTCTGTCTCCAGTTTCCTATAAGCGGCGATCTCCAGGGCATTTTTGAAGCTGAACACAAAGCGTTCCTTCAGCAAAGCCTCCCAGAGATTTATAATGTGACTTTTTATGTCTGTCAGCATCATGCCATTTGAGTTTGAGGCATGAGAAAGAATAGTTTTCTTAAGGTTgtgaacattttcacaatatgAAGGGTTTGGTGGTGCCATTGGTGGGCTGCCTTCCCAGAGCTGAGCAAAATACATCACATCTTTCTGTACATCGAATGCAATGACATCACTAAATCGTTCTGCATCACAGACTTCATCTTCAGCAGCGAGTCTTGTCATCTTATCTAGTTTCTCCTGCAGTCGTCTCCTTCCCTCCATGTTTTTCTCTCCAGCTGTGATGTCTGAAACGttctgatgcacaaacacacagctgggaGTCAGTCTGACCTCCTTCATCCTCATGAAGGCCTGAACCACAATCTGGAGAATGTCCTGCATCTCAGATGGGTTTTCTCCAAAGATGTTGACTAATGTCAGATTTCCAAGACCAACAACAAATGTGGCCAATTCATTGTCATGATGTCTGGTTGAACCTCCTGCCAGTTCTAGAAAACGAAGACCTTCAGTATCAATGACCAAAATATAGTCAATGTTCATCTGTGTTTTCATCTCGTCTGACACTTTGACCAGCTGCATGAAGGCTCCTCTGGTGCACCTGCCAGCACTGACCGCAAACTGGAGTCCAAAACATGGCGTTCAGCATGGTGGATTTCCCAGAGCTCTGAAGCCCTAAGACTGACAGCACAAAGACTCTCTGGTCTCCCAGTTTGTGGATGAGTTCATTTATAACAGCAGAGATCCACACCAGAGGAACATGAGCCGCATCTCcatccatcagctccagtggaAATACAGAGATCATCATCTCTGCTGCGAGACTCGGGAGAGAAGAGAAATCAAACTGCAGATCTTTCTTGTTCTCCTTCACAGATGAACATGATTCATAGATCTGACCGA
This window of the Cyprinus carpio isolate SPL01 unplaced genomic scaffold, ASM1834038v1 S000006643, whole genome shotgun sequence genome carries:
- the LOC109100029 gene encoding LOW QUALITY PROTEIN: interferon-induced very large GTPase 1-like (The sequence of the model RefSeq protein was modified relative to this genomic sequence to represent the inferred CDS: deleted 1 base in 1 codon), which codes for MREIGQIYESCSSVKENKKDLQFDFSSLPSLAAEMMISVFPLELMDGDAAHVPLVWISAVINELIHKLGDQRVFVLSVLGLQSSGKSTMLNAMFGLQFAVSAGRCTRGAFMQLVKVSDEMKTQMNIDYILVIDTEGLRFLELAGGSTRHHDNELATFVVGLGNLTLVNIFGENPSEMQDILQIVVQAFMRMKEVRLTPSCVFVHQNVSDITAGEKNMEGRRRLQEKLDKMTRLAAEDEVCDAERFSDVIAFDVQKDVMYFAQLWEGSPPMAPPNPSYCENVHNLKKTILSHASNSNGMMLTDIKSHIINLWEALLKERFVFSFKNALEIAAYRKLETEYSKWTWSLRKAMLEIENKLQNQIENGAINDEVKETHLQDKLNVKSAEVKKSMTEFFEKDTNASILIQWKKSFEIKVSHIQENIVRETQRKLNEVLQQRVLKKKIDAQRTQNENALIEKAKNLALTLKDKANDDKILKREFDSFWNCCVSEITKDAPQVQDIDILKDMKEVLSDNENFSDLKTKSKKCNILKVSSYSEYIQLNKVKKLLKLFGYSKEYDAQINKLITDIVEQVNKMIMSYNIAKMGYNKTYIQELTGFIRAKLVEHEEKETTKYTFKKHFFSDLVFAIFNKEQMTFVKQHNIFREGNDPVHYFARKREEYYRIFQKYCRGQPQLPL